In one Acidobacteriota bacterium genomic region, the following are encoded:
- the pgsA gene encoding CDP-diacylglycerol--glycerol-3-phosphate 3-phosphatidyltransferase has product MNLPNALTLSRIFVVPLLVVVLLTKFPSDWLGIPQQLFGLALFVGASITDWADGYIARKRGQVSTLGILLDPIADKLLISAALVSLVENRLAPAWAIVIIIGREFAVSGLRSIAAAEGFTISASKKAKFKMLTQVISVTLLILGSSPGGPSGLQPPNGVNSEVPFASFGEMGRTLATIASNGAMSLDEFRILCYGAGRAMLWLVVFFALWSMYDYFTKFYGKVRDRIEVRERRRSRILRRRRRKTPAAVLGSTRGDGVNG; this is encoded by the coding sequence TTGAACCTTCCGAACGCGCTAACGCTGTCCAGAATATTCGTCGTCCCATTGCTGGTCGTCGTCCTGCTGACGAAATTCCCAAGCGACTGGCTGGGCATACCTCAACAACTGTTCGGGCTTGCTTTGTTCGTAGGCGCTTCAATCACGGACTGGGCAGACGGCTACATCGCGAGAAAGCGCGGACAGGTGTCTACACTGGGTATCCTGCTGGATCCGATCGCCGACAAGTTGCTCATCTCTGCCGCGCTGGTGTCGTTGGTCGAGAACCGGCTCGCGCCTGCCTGGGCGATCGTGATCATCATCGGCCGCGAGTTTGCCGTGTCGGGATTGCGGTCGATCGCCGCCGCCGAAGGCTTCACCATCAGCGCATCAAAGAAGGCCAAGTTCAAGATGCTGACCCAGGTGATCTCGGTGACGCTGTTGATTCTGGGAAGCTCGCCTGGCGGACCCTCAGGGCTTCAGCCGCCGAACGGGGTCAACTCCGAAGTCCCCTTCGCTTCGTTCGGAGAGATGGGCCGCACGCTCGCGACAATCGCGAGCAACGGAGCGATGTCGCTCGATGAGTTCCGCATACTCTGCTACGGCGCGGGCCGCGCGATGCTGTGGCTCGTAGTGTTCTTTGCGTTGTGGTCGATGTACGACTACTTCACCAAGTTCTACGGCAAGGTGCGCGATCGCATCGAAGTTCGCGAACGCCGCCGCTCTCGCATCCTTCGCCGCCGAAGAAGAAAGACTCCCGCCGCCGTGCTGGGCTCAACCCGCGGTGACGGAGTAAATGGATGA